From a single Okeanomitos corallinicola TIOX110 genomic region:
- the gyrB gene encoding DNA topoisomerase (ATP-hydrolyzing) subunit B, giving the protein MTSSYSADQIQVLEGLEAVRKRPGMYIGTTGPRGLHHLVYEVVDNSVDEALAGHCTHVEVDINADGSVTVTDDGRGIPTDIHPKTGKSALETVLTVLHAGGKFGGGGYKVSGGLHGVGISVVNALSEFVEVTVWRDKKVHKQRYERSFPVTELVATPSEEDRTGTSITFKPDTQIFTTSIEFDYITLSGRLRELAYLNAGVKITFTDHRLEILKSDTPKIETYEYKGGIKEYIAYMNREKQPLHEEIIYVQGERNNVQVEVSLQWCTDAYTDNVLGFANNIRTIDGGTHLEGLKAVLTRTLNAIARKRNKIKDGESNLSGEHVREGLTAVISVKVPDPEFEGQTKTKLGNTEVRGIVDSFVGEVLTEYLEFHPAIADSILDKAIQAFKAAEAARHARELVRRKSVLESSPLPGKLADCSSRDPAESEIYIVEGDSAGGSAKQGRNRRTQAILPLRGKILNIEKTDDAKIYKNNEIQSLITALGLGVKGEEFNSSQLRYHHIILMTDADVDGAHIRTLLLTFFYRYQRALIEQGFIYIACPPLYKVERGKNYQYCYSERELQQHIGTLPSNANYTIQRFKGLGEMMPEQLWTTTMNPETRTLKQVEIEDAAEADRIFTILMGDRVAPRREFIETYGSKLNFTDLDI; this is encoded by the coding sequence ATGACGAGCAGTTACAGCGCCGATCAGATTCAAGTTCTGGAAGGTCTGGAAGCCGTCCGCAAACGCCCAGGGATGTACATTGGTACTACTGGCCCGCGAGGACTTCATCATTTAGTTTACGAGGTAGTGGACAATTCTGTTGATGAAGCTTTAGCAGGTCACTGTACTCATGTTGAAGTGGATATTAATGCAGATGGTTCTGTGACGGTAACAGATGATGGTCGGGGTATTCCTACGGATATACACCCGAAAACCGGCAAGTCAGCTTTGGAAACGGTGTTAACTGTTCTCCATGCTGGTGGTAAGTTCGGTGGTGGTGGCTACAAGGTCTCTGGTGGTTTACACGGTGTGGGTATTTCTGTTGTTAATGCCCTGTCTGAGTTTGTAGAAGTTACGGTTTGGCGTGATAAAAAGGTACATAAACAGAGATATGAACGGAGTTTCCCCGTTACAGAATTGGTAGCAACACCTTCCGAAGAAGATAGAACTGGTACATCTATTACCTTTAAGCCAGATACACAAATTTTTACCACCAGCATAGAATTTGATTACATTACTTTATCCGGTCGTTTACGAGAGTTGGCTTATCTGAATGCAGGTGTCAAAATTACCTTCACGGATCATCGCTTAGAAATTCTCAAAAGTGATACACCCAAAATAGAAACCTACGAATATAAAGGTGGTATTAAAGAATATATCGCCTACATGAATCGGGAAAAACAGCCTTTACATGAAGAAATTATTTATGTACAAGGAGAACGGAATAATGTGCAGGTGGAAGTTTCTCTGCAATGGTGTACTGATGCTTATACTGATAATGTACTAGGTTTTGCTAATAATATTCGTACAATTGACGGTGGTACTCACTTAGAAGGCTTAAAAGCAGTTTTAACTCGGACTTTAAATGCGATCGCTCGCAAACGAAATAAAATTAAAGATGGTGAATCTAACCTCAGTGGTGAACACGTTCGGGAAGGATTAACTGCTGTTATTTCTGTGAAAGTTCCCGATCCTGAATTTGAGGGACAAACCAAAACTAAACTGGGAAATACAGAAGTTCGCGGTATTGTTGATTCTTTTGTTGGGGAAGTTCTCACGGAATATCTAGAATTTCACCCAGCTATAGCTGATTCGATTTTAGATAAAGCTATTCAAGCTTTTAAAGCCGCTGAAGCTGCCCGTCATGCGCGGGAGTTAGTCAGACGGAAATCAGTCTTAGAATCTTCTCCTTTACCCGGTAAATTAGCTGATTGTAGCTCCCGTGATCCGGCTGAATCTGAAATATACATTGTGGAAGGCGATTCAGCGGGTGGAAGTGCCAAACAAGGAAGAAATCGCCGTACCCAAGCAATTCTGCCTCTGCGGGGTAAAATTCTCAACATTGAAAAAACCGACGATGCCAAAATCTATAAAAATAACGAAATTCAATCGTTAATTACAGCACTCGGTTTAGGTGTCAAAGGTGAAGAATTCAACTCTTCGCAATTACGATATCATCACATCATATTAATGACTGATGCTGACGTAGATGGAGCGCACATCCGCACTCTGTTATTAACTTTCTTTTACCGTTATCAAAGGGCATTAATTGAGCAAGGATTTATTTATATTGCTTGTCCTCCACTTTACAAAGTAGAACGGGGAAAAAATTACCAGTATTGTTACAGCGAACGGGAATTACAACAGCACATAGGTACTCTTCCCAGCAACGCTAACTATACAATCCAGCGTTTTAAAGGTTTAGGGGAAATGATGCCTGAACAACTGTGGACAACTACCATGAACCCAGAAACTCGTACCCTGAAACAGGTAGAAATTGAAGACGCAGCCGAAGCAGATCGGATATTTACCATTTTAATGGGCGATCGCGTTGCACCTAGAAGGGAATTTATCGAAACTTACGGTTCTAAACTCAACTTTACTGACTTAGACATTTAA
- the miaA gene encoding tRNA (adenosine(37)-N6)-dimethylallyltransferase MiaA — MTKLIVICGATATGKSGLALSLAQKLGSVILSADSRQVYREFDIGTAKPTLAEQKLVPHYLIDVCEPTEIMTVADYQEQTQKLIGNLGVSPVLLVGGTGLYIRSIVKGMKIPRVSPQPELRSQLESLGQHQLYPMLQQVDPISAEKIHAHDLVRTLRALEVYYVTGYPMSAQQGENPPNYPILQIYLDCESEILDMRIRRRTEQMIANGLVAEVEYLSKKYGVDLPLLNTLGYQEIKQYLAGETSLEAATDLIALHTRQFAKRQRTWFRQTPGIESFNVNDLDLLENIWQRIQNFMVD, encoded by the coding sequence ATGACTAAATTAATTGTAATTTGTGGAGCGACAGCGACGGGTAAATCTGGATTAGCTTTGAGTTTAGCGCAAAAACTAGGTTCTGTAATTTTGAGTGCTGATTCTCGCCAAGTGTACCGTGAATTTGACATTGGTACTGCTAAACCGACGTTAGCAGAACAGAAGTTAGTTCCCCATTATTTGATAGATGTTTGTGAACCAACAGAGATAATGACAGTAGCAGATTATCAGGAACAAACACAAAAGTTAATTGGTAATTTGGGAGTTTCTCCTGTGTTGTTAGTTGGTGGTACTGGTTTATATATACGTTCTATTGTCAAAGGGATGAAAATTCCTAGAGTTTCACCACAACCAGAATTGCGATCGCAATTAGAATCTTTAGGACAACATCAACTTTACCCGATGTTGCAACAAGTTGATCCGATTTCTGCTGAGAAAATTCATGCTCACGACTTAGTGCGGACTTTAAGAGCATTAGAAGTTTACTATGTTACGGGATATCCAATGTCTGCACAACAGGGAGAAAACCCACCCAATTATCCAATTTTACAGATTTATTTAGATTGTGAATCGGAAATTTTAGATATGAGGATTCGCAGACGGACAGAACAAATGATAGCAAATGGTTTAGTAGCAGAAGTTGAATATTTGTCTAAGAAATATGGTGTTGATTTACCGTTATTAAATACTTTAGGCTATCAAGAAATCAAGCAATATTTAGCAGGTGAAACTTCTTTAGAAGCAGCTACTGATTTAATTGCTTTACATACTAGACAATTTGCCAAACGTCAACGTACTTGGTTTAGGCAAACTCCAGGAATTGAATCTTTCAATGTTAATGATTTAGATTTATTAGAGAATATTTGGCAGAGAATACAAAACTTTATGGTAGATTAA
- a CDS encoding kinase, with amino-acid sequence MEIATLADGSTIEYLPDMIGEGAMKQVYFTADKSSVICFYKDQDAGSDVNRMQRLEKILGAFNPTIDKTGEYFKQLFCWPTAIVVKPQLGIITPTYPANYFFETGFLTGKEKESTWFVRPKPRSMLPPEEQGNWINYLPICIRLARSVRRLHQAGLAHSDLSNKNVLIDPISGQCIVIDIDSLVVPGLFPPDVLGTRGYIAPEVLATIHLPLKDPKRQSPSATTDQHALAVLIYQYLLGRHPLDGPKTYPAASAEEQERLEMGLKALFIENPHDSSNKPPDLKIPFTALGPHLSNLFQKAFIKGLHSVNERPAAIEWERALIKTCDLLHPCHNSYCSSHWFILHDTSNVKCPFCSSKPKGTIPILRLRSERRPGQWTLDTQLVIYHEINLFKWHAFSNIFPGEEVDKTPQAHCIFHEGKWLLINQNLTSLTSPGGSQVAPAPQPGQAGQAIELKDGISFRLSQDPHGRMVEVQILKL; translated from the coding sequence ATGGAAATAGCAACTCTCGCAGATGGTAGCACTATTGAATACCTGCCAGATATGATCGGTGAAGGAGCAATGAAACAAGTTTACTTTACCGCTGATAAATCATCAGTAATTTGTTTCTACAAAGATCAAGATGCTGGTTCAGATGTGAATCGGATGCAACGATTAGAGAAAATTTTAGGTGCTTTTAATCCCACAATTGATAAAACTGGTGAATACTTTAAACAATTATTTTGCTGGCCGACAGCCATAGTTGTTAAACCACAATTAGGAATTATCACCCCTACTTACCCAGCTAATTACTTTTTTGAAACAGGTTTTTTAACAGGTAAAGAAAAAGAAAGTACCTGGTTTGTTAGACCAAAACCACGTTCTATGTTACCTCCGGAAGAACAAGGTAATTGGATTAACTATTTACCAATTTGTATTCGTTTAGCACGTTCTGTCAGACGTTTACATCAAGCAGGTTTAGCACACTCTGATTTATCAAACAAAAATGTATTAATTGACCCTATTTCTGGACAATGTATAGTAATTGATATTGATTCTTTAGTTGTTCCTGGTTTATTCCCACCCGATGTTTTAGGGACAAGAGGATACATTGCACCAGAAGTTTTAGCTACTATTCATTTACCACTTAAAGACCCTAAACGTCAAAGTCCTTCCGCAACTACAGATCAACACGCCTTAGCTGTTTTGATTTATCAATATTTATTAGGAAGACATCCCCTAGACGGACCAAAAACCTATCCCGCAGCTTCCGCAGAAGAGCAAGAACGTTTAGAAATGGGATTGAAAGCATTATTTATTGAAAATCCCCACGACTCATCTAATAAACCTCCAGATTTAAAAATCCCATTTACCGCTTTGGGTCCTCATTTGAGTAATCTATTTCAAAAGGCATTTATTAAAGGTTTACACTCAGTAAATGAACGTCCAGCGGCTATTGAATGGGAACGCGCCCTAATTAAAACCTGTGATTTACTTCACCCATGCCACAATTCTTATTGTTCCAGTCATTGGTTTATTCTACATGACACATCTAATGTAAAGTGTCCATTTTGTAGCTCTAAACCTAAAGGAACTATACCTATTTTAAGATTACGTTCAGAACGTCGTCCTGGTCAATGGACATTAGATACACAGTTGGTTATTTACCATGAAATTAATCTATTTAAGTGGCACGCCTTTAGTAATATTTTTCCTGGTGAAGAAGTTGATAAAACTCCTCAAGCCCATTGTATTTTTCATGAAGGAAAATGGTTATTAATCAATCAAAATTTAACTTCTCTTACTTCTCCTGGTGGTAGTCAAGTTGCACCTGCTCCCCAACCAGGACAAGCAGGACAAGCTATTGAGTTAAAGGATGGAATTTCATTCCGACTTTCTCAAGATCCTCATGGCAGAATGGTAGAAGTACAAATACTAAAACTATAA
- a CDS encoding PP2C family serine/threonine-protein phosphatase, producing MSESEKKLRELIKLFGWKLYLEPPSDELKSKWENFIQDQKSQDLVSKICDSLGDLAKQSLLNRFGVNAQKLSTDDQLEISEINKLWTQILDRLTNDTIKEDDIQFWKLIIQNKLKPKVSAAIAEVLKSHLENENQKTELPQSLENTPQIKPTIGPIAPWKPEQEQTVTSTIETPKNDVKVTENKIPEKTIQEVNPSIGIWKYLPIPENEPDKYDEYISKQEKSPEGLNLIGARVRGKMHKHNGTNCDDWFEFTVKDKWTIIAVSDGAGSKKLSRIGAKESCQAAVKYLTDTLENHQIQERMTKEQLSTDLQRNSSWKFPGADIEFVQKTLHEAMQKAYDAVENKAKEGKNFVPYYKVLDNREAEIKDFSATLLLAIHTTIKVGEESYNFVLTCQVGDGMLAAISQEGRLKLLGKADSGDYGGQTEFLTSKSKLEKNNLIQKTFFFPGNLKCLMVMTDGVADDYFPNDPAMLELYGDLVLNQIINISKPDESEIVEQLRITPLGSLSGIRDVKNNFQSIVERIIDPHQHNEPQKISISSVADYAKELNKSVAEVVASPPLLAAGIMDEPMCQQCQNMSTAEKLLIWLDSYYQKGSFDDRTLVVLYQDV from the coding sequence ATGTCAGAATCAGAAAAAAAGTTACGAGAATTAATTAAACTGTTTGGCTGGAAACTTTACCTTGAACCACCATCGGATGAATTAAAAAGTAAATGGGAAAATTTTATTCAAGATCAAAAAAGCCAAGATTTAGTTTCAAAAATATGTGATTCTCTTGGTGATTTAGCCAAACAATCTCTTCTTAATAGATTTGGTGTTAATGCTCAAAAATTATCAACAGATGATCAACTAGAAATATCAGAAATCAATAAGCTATGGACTCAAATTTTAGATCGGTTAACCAATGATACAATTAAAGAAGATGATATCCAATTTTGGAAACTTATTATACAAAATAAATTAAAACCAAAGGTATCCGCAGCTATTGCTGAAGTTTTAAAAAGTCATTTAGAAAATGAAAATCAAAAAACAGAATTACCACAAAGTTTAGAAAATACTCCACAAATTAAACCTACAATTGGACCTATTGCTCCGTGGAAACCTGAACAGGAACAAACTGTAACATCTACAATTGAAACTCCCAAAAATGATGTAAAAGTCACCGAGAACAAAATTCCCGAAAAAACCATACAAGAAGTTAACCCATCAATAGGAATATGGAAATACCTTCCTATCCCAGAAAATGAACCAGATAAGTATGATGAATATATTTCTAAACAAGAAAAATCCCCAGAAGGATTAAATTTGATTGGTGCGAGAGTGCGAGGAAAAATGCACAAACATAATGGCACTAATTGCGATGATTGGTTTGAATTTACAGTGAAAGATAAGTGGACAATTATTGCAGTATCCGATGGTGCTGGGTCTAAAAAATTATCTCGTATTGGTGCAAAAGAATCCTGTCAAGCAGCAGTAAAATATCTGACTGATACTCTTGAAAATCACCAAATTCAAGAACGCATGACAAAAGAGCAGTTATCTACTGATCTTCAGAGAAATTCATCTTGGAAGTTCCCAGGAGCAGACATAGAATTTGTGCAAAAAACCTTACATGAAGCTATGCAGAAAGCTTATGATGCTGTAGAAAATAAGGCTAAAGAAGGTAAAAATTTTGTACCTTATTATAAAGTTCTCGATAATAGAGAAGCGGAAATTAAAGACTTTTCTGCTACATTACTCCTAGCAATACATACAACTATTAAAGTCGGAGAAGAAAGTTACAATTTTGTTCTCACTTGTCAAGTTGGTGATGGAATGTTAGCGGCTATTTCTCAAGAAGGAAGACTAAAGTTATTAGGTAAAGCAGACAGTGGAGATTATGGAGGACAAACTGAGTTTTTGACATCTAAAAGTAAACTAGAAAAAAATAATCTCATTCAAAAAACATTTTTCTTTCCTGGAAATCTTAAATGTTTAATGGTGATGACTGATGGTGTAGCTGATGATTATTTTCCTAACGATCCGGCAATGTTAGAACTCTATGGAGATTTAGTTTTAAATCAAATTATCAATATTTCTAAACCTGATGAATCTGAAATTGTTGAACAATTGAGAATAACTCCTTTAGGAAGTCTCAGCGGTATTAGAGATGTAAAAAACAATTTCCAATCAATAGTAGAAAGAATTATTGATCCTCATCAACATAATGAACCTCAAAAAATATCAATTTCTTCTGTGGCTGATTATGCCAAAGAATTAAATAAATCTGTTGCTGAAGTTGTCGCTTCACCACCACTGTTAGCTGCTGGGATTATGGATGAACCAATGTGTCAACAATGTCAGAATATGTCAACAGCAGAAAAGTTATTAATTTGGCTGGATTCTTATTATCAAAAAGGTTCTTTTGACGACCGCACATTAGTAGTTCTTTATCAGGATGTATAA
- a CDS encoding VWA domain-containing protein, with the protein MSRRLPVYLVLDCSGSMSGDPIQAVNQGVKALVAELRSEPYAIETAYLSVITFESTAQQVSPLTELLTFKEPTLVAGGSTSMGAALKLLSKCFDQEVKKASDTQKGDWKPLVFLMTDGMPTDTWEKAAEELKKKKPANIIACAAGAGADEYSLKKITEIVVKLNNLQPDDLKAYFKWVSQSIKQTSQSVAQVMADDQPITLPPPPPGITIIP; encoded by the coding sequence ATGTCTCGTCGTTTACCTGTTTATCTAGTTTTGGATTGTTCTGGTTCAATGTCTGGAGACCCTATTCAAGCAGTGAACCAAGGAGTAAAGGCACTTGTAGCCGAACTCAGAAGCGAACCCTACGCCATAGAAACAGCCTATTTATCAGTAATTACTTTTGAAAGTACCGCTCAACAAGTTTCTCCATTAACAGAATTATTGACTTTTAAAGAACCGACTTTAGTTGCTGGTGGTTCTACTTCAATGGGTGCTGCACTCAAACTTTTATCAAAGTGTTTTGATCAAGAAGTGAAAAAAGCCAGCGATACACAAAAAGGAGATTGGAAACCTTTAGTATTTTTAATGACAGATGGAATGCCTACAGATACTTGGGAAAAAGCGGCTGAAGAATTGAAAAAGAAAAAACCAGCTAATATCATCGCTTGTGCTGCGGGTGCAGGTGCTGACGAGTATAGTTTGAAAAAAATAACGGAGATAGTTGTGAAATTAAATAATTTACAACCAGATGATCTCAAGGCTTATTTTAAATGGGTTTCACAGTCTATTAAACAAACATCTCAAAGTGTGGCTCAAGTCATGGCAGATGATCAACCTATTACCTTACCTCCACCACCTCCAGGAATTACGATTATTCCTTAA
- a CDS encoding CAP domain-containing protein yields the protein MNQNNQVVISISTLEQEIHQLINQERQKYGLILLSFDFDLANIARKHSQDMLNRNFFSHQNPEGQSPTDRGKIVGFNCHKNYGSYYTEGIAENIFKSHLYNSITYYNGVPDYNWMSQKEIAQSAVNGWMNSPGHRKNILTKTYDIEGIGVAASLESQEIYITQNFC from the coding sequence GTGAATCAAAATAATCAAGTAGTCATATCTATTTCTACTCTAGAGCAGGAAATTCATCAACTAATTAATCAAGAGAGACAAAAATATGGACTGATTTTACTATCATTTGATTTTGACTTAGCAAATATCGCTAGAAAACATAGTCAAGATATGCTCAATAGAAATTTTTTCAGTCATCAAAATCCAGAAGGGCAAAGTCCCACAGATAGGGGTAAAATAGTGGGATTTAATTGTCATAAAAACTATGGCAGTTATTACACAGAAGGTATTGCGGAAAATATCTTTAAAAGCCATTTATACAACTCTATCACTTACTATAATGGTGTCCCTGATTATAATTGGATGAGTCAAAAAGAAATCGCTCAATCTGCTGTTAATGGTTGGATGAATAGCCCAGGACACAGAAAAAATATCCTCACCAAAACCTATGATATTGAAGGCATAGGTGTGGCTGCTTCTTTAGAAAGTCAGGAGATTTATATAACTCAAAATTTTTGTTGA
- a CDS encoding TerY-C metal binding domain-containing protein, with amino-acid sequence MSNYWRRLPIYLLLDCSESMAGDAFFSLGNGLNAMIGELKTNPTALETVTISIITFSSKAKQIIPLTDLLKLQIPELVLGSGTAMGSALELWTQCMEREVMKSSATQKGDYKPICFILTDGEPTDRWEDIADHVRNNIVGKQANVIGVACGPDADTNKLCRITETVIVLKQATSSSFSRFFKWISASISTTSERLESSGNKGISLPALPEEIEIQQTGKQQQFTTSDRHVFLHSKCIQNRAFYLLRYTKIIDQIDLLGSSNKPVYQAVAAHPLENFEFAEGEKTPGLQVSTSQLLGFQPCPYCGNSLWGMCSNGHVHCCPEYQNSINITCPWCKVTDTYLPQSFDVGSGVG; translated from the coding sequence ATGTCAAATTATTGGCGACGCTTACCCATTTATTTATTGTTAGATTGTTCGGAATCTATGGCTGGTGATGCTTTTTTTTCTCTAGGAAATGGTTTAAATGCCATGATTGGGGAATTAAAAACAAATCCCACAGCATTAGAAACTGTGACTATTAGCATCATTACATTTTCTAGTAAAGCCAAACAAATCATACCACTGACAGACTTGTTAAAGTTGCAAATTCCTGAATTAGTTTTAGGTTCTGGTACAGCAATGGGGTCTGCTTTAGAACTGTGGACACAATGTATGGAAAGGGAGGTAATGAAAAGTTCAGCAACACAAAAAGGAGACTATAAACCTATTTGTTTTATTCTCACAGATGGAGAACCTACCGATAGATGGGAAGACATTGCTGATCACGTCAGAAATAATATTGTTGGTAAACAAGCCAATGTGATTGGTGTCGCTTGTGGACCCGATGCAGACACCAATAAACTATGTCGAATTACCGAAACAGTTATTGTTTTAAAGCAAGCAACATCTAGCAGTTTTTCTAGATTTTTTAAATGGATTTCTGCTTCTATTTCTACCACCAGTGAAAGACTGGAAAGTTCAGGAAATAAAGGAATTTCTTTACCCGCCCTGCCTGAAGAAATTGAAATCCAGCAAACTGGAAAACAACAGCAATTTACCACATCAGATCGTCATGTTTTCCTTCACTCTAAATGTATTCAAAATCGTGCTTTTTATCTATTGAGATATACCAAAATTATTGATCAAATAGATTTATTGGGCAGCAGTAATAAACCAGTTTATCAAGCTGTTGCTGCCCATCCTTTAGAAAACTTTGAATTTGCAGAAGGAGAAAAAACACCAGGATTACAAGTTTCGACCAGTCAATTACTAGGTTTTCAACCTTGTCCTTATTGTGGTAATTCACTCTGGGGAATGTGTTCTAATGGTCATGTTCATTGTTGTCCTGAATATCAAAACTCTATTAATATCACTTGTCCTTGGTGCAAGGTGACAGATACATATTTACCCCAAAGTTTTGATGTTGGTAGTGGTGTGGGATAG
- a CDS encoding vWA domain-containing protein, protein MEHRQLPSNIIAKEFGEVNVSNNGQDLEVLFTILMEPQGEEAEGWQTGVALDASASMKDLYGRKLQGKIPPDIVVDYEAKGWVESKVEEGRKVNVFQKQAYEDAIEKGYVKTTPNIVQPLAQQFTSYLAENLDANGGTTVIYWASGSGSDLEVLGDFTASECSTLDVTGPKTVNFGMSTILAPAVKYFVERFVDAKRGMFIFITDGRIYDLDRVKKYTIQLAQDITSGQHNPVKCVLIGVGDAIDQKQLEELDDLDTGTDVDIWDYKIAQEMASLVQIFAEVVDENQIVAPTGTIYDSSGNIIKKYTDGMPAKVSISLPLSCEWFELEVYGQRIRQPVIFKK, encoded by the coding sequence ATGGAACATCGCCAACTTCCTAGTAACATTATTGCCAAAGAATTTGGAGAAGTAAATGTTAGTAATAATGGTCAAGATTTAGAAGTTTTATTCACTATTTTGATGGAACCCCAAGGAGAAGAAGCAGAAGGTTGGCAAACTGGTGTGGCTTTAGATGCTAGTGCATCTATGAAAGATTTGTATGGACGCAAATTACAGGGAAAAATTCCCCCGGATATAGTTGTTGATTATGAGGCAAAAGGATGGGTAGAATCTAAGGTTGAAGAAGGTAGAAAAGTTAACGTATTTCAGAAACAAGCATACGAAGATGCCATAGAAAAAGGATATGTTAAAACTACTCCTAACATTGTCCAACCTTTAGCTCAACAATTCACATCTTATTTAGCAGAAAATCTCGATGCTAATGGTGGTACAACTGTGATTTATTGGGCTTCTGGTTCAGGCTCTGATCTTGAAGTTTTAGGTGATTTTACAGCTAGTGAATGTTCTACTTTGGATGTCACCGGTCCTAAAACTGTGAACTTTGGGATGAGTACCATACTTGCACCTGCTGTCAAATATTTTGTAGAGAGATTTGTAGATGCAAAACGGGGAATGTTTATTTTTATCACCGATGGACGCATTTATGATTTAGATAGAGTCAAAAAATACACTATACAGTTAGCTCAAGATATCACATCTGGTCAGCATAACCCTGTAAAATGCGTTTTGATTGGAGTAGGAGACGCAATAGATCAAAAACAATTAGAAGAATTAGACGACTTAGATACAGGTACTGATGTTGATATTTGGGATTATAAAATTGCCCAAGAAATGGCTTCTTTAGTGCAAATCTTTGCTGAAGTTGTTGATGAGAATCAGATAGTAGCACCTACAGGTACTATTTATGATTCATCTGGTAATATCATCAAAAAATATACAGATGGAATGCCAGCTAAAGTATCTATTTCTTTACCTCTAAGTTGTGAATGGTTTGAACTAGAAGTTTATGGGCAAAGAATTCGCCAACCTGTGATTTTTAAAAAATAA
- a CDS encoding helix-turn-helix domain-containing protein has product MTITFDDKTYSQLLAEIAPQVIETEEEYERLLKVAEFLTFKKNLTPDERKLDKLLVKLIEDYEEEHYPMDKSTPHEILQHIMESSGLRQADLVRILGSSSGVVSEVVNGKRSISKAQAKALGEYFKVSPSLFI; this is encoded by the coding sequence ATGACGATTACTTTTGACGATAAAACCTATAGTCAATTACTAGCAGAAATCGCTCCTCAAGTAATTGAAACAGAAGAAGAGTATGAACGTCTTTTAAAAGTTGCTGAATTTCTAACTTTTAAAAAAAATCTGACTCCAGATGAGCGAAAGTTAGATAAATTGCTTGTGAAACTAATTGAAGATTATGAGGAAGAACATTATCCAATGGATAAATCTACTCCTCATGAAATTTTACAACACATCATGGAATCTAGTGGCCTTCGTCAAGCTGACTTAGTGCGTATTCTTGGTTCTAGTAGCGGTGTGGTTTCAGAGGTTGTAAATGGTAAACGTTCAATTAGTAAAGCACAAGCTAAAGCTTTGGGAGAATATTTTAAGGTTTCTCCTAGTTTGTTTATTTGA
- a CDS encoding type II toxin-antitoxin system HigB family toxin, with protein sequence MKLISIGNLRNDAAKYPDIKKQIEDWNTTVKKSEWQNLEDVRKVYRDAEGVGNFTVFNIKGNNYRLIVGINYETQKVFYKYLLTHAEYNKEKWKNDDYF encoded by the coding sequence ATGAAATTAATTTCCATTGGAAACCTCCGCAATGATGCAGCAAAATATCCAGATATCAAAAAACAAATTGAAGATTGGAATACAACTGTTAAGAAATCTGAATGGCAAAATTTAGAGGATGTGCGTAAAGTTTACCGTGATGCTGAAGGGGTTGGTAATTTTACTGTTTTCAATATCAAAGGTAATAATTACCGTTTAATTGTTGGGATTAATTATGAAACACAGAAGGTTTTCTACAAATACTTGCTAACTCACGCCGAATACAATAAAGAGAAATGGAAAAATGACGATTACTTTTGA